From a region of the Actinopolymorpha singaporensis genome:
- a CDS encoding YciI family protein — MAQYAILIYADDSAHSPEATPEDLAAHDRHAEELIDSGAMLAAAALQPRDTATSVRGDAITDGPFIDAKEVIAGFCVIEAPDLDAALKIARSNPATQQGGGVEVRPVAGFFAKGLPEA, encoded by the coding sequence ATGGCCCAGTACGCCATCCTGATCTACGCCGACGACTCGGCCCACAGCCCGGAAGCCACCCCCGAGGACCTCGCGGCGCACGACCGGCACGCCGAGGAGCTGATCGACTCCGGAGCGATGCTCGCCGCTGCCGCGCTCCAGCCGCGGGACACCGCCACCTCGGTCCGCGGCGACGCCATCACCGACGGCCCGTTCATCGACGCCAAGGAGGTCATCGCCGGCTTCTGCGTGATCGAGGCGCCCGACCTGGACGCCGCCCTGAAGATCGCCCGGAGCAACCCCGCCACCCAGCAGGGCGGCGGTGTCGAGGTACGCCCCGTCGCCGGATTCTTCGCCAAGGGCCTGCCGGAGGCATGA
- a CDS encoding PP2C family protein-serine/threonine phosphatase, whose amino-acid sequence MTFELTDPFGDHGIRRVAAVTDEALAQLSVDDLLDELLERVRDLLKVDTAAVLLLDHSSQSLVATAAKGIEEEVRQGVRIPMRSGFAGRIAAERHPIILEHVDSTNVWNPLLWRKGIRSLLGVPMVTEGTVVGVLHVGTLSPRRFTDEDVKLLQLVATRAALATRARLSDADRAAAGTLQRSLLPYQLPTLPGLDVAARYVAGEGGVGGDWYDVFHLPSGALCLVVGDVIGRGLNAAVVMGRLRSDLRAYSLDTEDPATLLAKLDRNVHHFGPDTLATVVCAVIEPSLDVMSISVAGHLPPIMVGPDDEASVLDLKTDLAIGAVPDQVRHSNRITFEPGSVLCLYTDGLVERRDEPIDERIELLRRTISADRAETVCASVMYQLVGNQHVPDDIALLSIRRLPR is encoded by the coding sequence ATGACGTTCGAACTGACGGACCCCTTCGGCGATCACGGGATTCGCCGCGTCGCCGCGGTCACGGACGAGGCCCTTGCGCAGCTCAGCGTCGACGACCTGCTGGACGAGCTGCTCGAGCGTGTCAGGGACCTGCTCAAGGTGGACACGGCGGCAGTGCTCCTGCTCGACCACTCGTCGCAGTCGCTGGTGGCGACGGCGGCGAAGGGGATCGAGGAGGAGGTACGCCAGGGCGTCCGCATCCCGATGCGCAGTGGCTTCGCCGGCCGGATCGCCGCCGAACGACATCCGATCATCCTGGAGCACGTCGACAGCACCAACGTGTGGAACCCGTTGCTGTGGCGTAAGGGCATTCGATCCCTCCTGGGCGTGCCCATGGTGACCGAAGGCACCGTGGTCGGCGTACTGCACGTGGGAACCCTCAGCCCCCGGCGGTTCACCGACGAGGACGTGAAGCTGCTGCAGCTGGTGGCGACCCGAGCGGCTCTGGCGACCCGGGCGCGGCTCTCCGACGCCGACCGCGCAGCCGCGGGCACCCTGCAACGCAGCCTGTTGCCCTACCAGCTGCCGACGCTGCCGGGGTTGGACGTCGCCGCACGCTACGTGGCCGGAGAGGGCGGCGTCGGCGGCGACTGGTACGACGTCTTCCACCTTCCCTCCGGTGCACTGTGCCTGGTGGTCGGCGACGTCATCGGGCGAGGGCTGAACGCCGCAGTGGTCATGGGCCGGCTACGCAGCGATCTCCGTGCGTACAGTCTCGACACGGAGGACCCTGCCACTCTTCTCGCCAAGCTGGACCGAAACGTCCACCACTTCGGCCCTGACACCCTGGCCACCGTCGTCTGCGCGGTCATCGAGCCGTCGCTGGACGTGATGTCGATCTCCGTGGCCGGACACCTGCCGCCGATCATGGTCGGCCCGGACGACGAGGCATCCGTGCTGGACCTCAAGACGGATCTGGCCATCGGAGCCGTCCCGGACCAGGTACGTCACAGCAACAGGATCACCTTCGAGCCCGGCTCGGTCCTGTGCCTCTACACCGACGGGCTGGTCGAACGCCGTGACGAGCCGATCGACGAGCGCATCGAGCTTCTCCGCCGAACCATCAGCGCCGACCGGGCCGAGACTGTCTGCGCATCCGTCATGTACCAACTGGTGGGCAACCAACACGTACCGGACGACATCGCGCTGCTCTCGATTCGCCGGCTGCCGCGCTGA
- a CDS encoding GNAT family N-acetyltransferase produces the protein MSETGGNVSVRMVRDDFADVPQHELPAGYRFRTYEAGDDRTWTDLHLAAEPYVDVTPDLFVREFGTDHAPLSDRMFFVETLEGEPAGSITAWWERDRHNPRERGRIHWVVVHPDHQRRGLAKPMMTHAMQRLAQSHPGAVLGTSTGRTWALKVYLDFGFHPDPDELASSPGVAAGWRGVQSRLNHPLLASHLR, from the coding sequence ATGAGCGAGACAGGTGGCAACGTAAGCGTGCGGATGGTCCGTGACGACTTCGCGGACGTCCCACAGCACGAGTTGCCGGCGGGCTATCGGTTCCGTACGTACGAGGCGGGCGACGACCGGACCTGGACCGACCTGCACCTTGCGGCCGAGCCGTACGTCGACGTGACGCCGGACCTGTTCGTTCGTGAGTTCGGCACGGACCACGCGCCGCTGTCCGATCGCATGTTCTTCGTGGAGACGCTCGAAGGTGAACCCGCGGGGAGCATCACCGCATGGTGGGAGCGAGATCGCCACAACCCGAGGGAACGAGGGCGCATCCACTGGGTGGTGGTGCATCCGGACCACCAGCGGCGCGGCCTCGCCAAGCCGATGATGACGCACGCGATGCAACGGCTCGCGCAGAGTCATCCCGGCGCCGTGCTGGGGACGTCGACGGGGCGTACGTGGGCGCTCAAGGTCTACCTGGACTTCGGCTTCCATCCGGATCCGGACGAGCTGGCCAGCAGCCCCGGGGTCGCAGCGGGATGGCGCGGCGTACAGTCCCGGCTGAACCATCCATTACTGGCGAGCCACCTCCGCTGA
- a CDS encoding GNAT family N-acetyltransferase, with protein MYRRLGFGKLTSGESLELTAVDAPDPEWAGRLKFFLRHKGDPYAGHIERALDHPLDSLRTHFYVGCVDGEPVTHVMVAGARGFGVLGHVYTQPRWRRRGAFGQLMAAQMEDVRKLGFTRLTLSTGYGSMPYDVYSSFGFRSAVPESGQMYWFAEPGSDPAPAATGGTSIRRTMWDDWGALCFALARAPLAGETTPRSPALGIDEHGSAEGSFLGLLGQLDLAGVQSYVAESPAGGVVGWCHVVPSPLTLGGAWLLDLHVLPGFDDLLGDLLGKVDWPLRPVVFPTTADTHRFERPMAAAGFANAAVLSTGKPGGSTHNLTLWWRTG; from the coding sequence ATGTATCGCCGACTGGGGTTCGGGAAGTTGACCAGCGGCGAGTCGCTGGAACTCACGGCGGTCGATGCTCCGGATCCGGAGTGGGCAGGCCGGCTGAAGTTCTTCCTGCGTCACAAGGGTGATCCCTACGCCGGTCACATCGAGCGCGCGCTCGACCACCCGCTCGACAGCCTGCGGACGCACTTCTACGTCGGATGCGTGGACGGTGAGCCGGTCACGCACGTAATGGTGGCGGGAGCGCGTGGTTTCGGGGTCCTCGGCCACGTTTACACGCAGCCCCGGTGGCGCCGCCGCGGTGCCTTCGGCCAGCTCATGGCGGCACAGATGGAGGATGTCAGGAAGCTGGGGTTCACTCGGCTCACGCTGTCCACCGGCTACGGCTCCATGCCGTACGACGTCTACAGCTCCTTCGGGTTCCGGTCGGCGGTTCCGGAGTCAGGACAGATGTACTGGTTCGCAGAGCCCGGCAGCGACCCGGCACCGGCGGCCACGGGCGGCACGTCGATCCGGCGAACCATGTGGGACGACTGGGGCGCGCTCTGCTTCGCACTCGCACGTGCCCCCCTTGCCGGGGAGACGACCCCGAGGTCGCCGGCCCTGGGCATCGACGAGCACGGAAGCGCGGAAGGCAGTTTTCTCGGCCTGCTTGGGCAACTGGACCTTGCCGGCGTGCAATCGTACGTTGCGGAGAGTCCGGCCGGAGGAGTCGTCGGGTGGTGCCACGTGGTTCCCAGCCCACTCACGCTCGGCGGTGCGTGGCTCCTCGACCTCCATGTGCTTCCCGGATTCGACGACCTCCTCGGCGATCTCCTCGGCAAGGTCGACTGGCCGCTGCGACCCGTCGTGTTTCCGACCACGGCCGACACGCACAGGTTCGAACGCCCGATGGCCGCCGCCGGGTTCGCCAACGCAGCCGTCCTGTCGACTGGTAAGCCCGGCGGGTCGACTCACAACCTCACGCTCTGGTGGCGTACGGGCTGA
- a CDS encoding alpha/beta fold hydrolase, translating into MPTNSTSSTNSQWTGMVPVDDTALAVTDSGGPGIPVVYLNGQFATQGYWRRVLAELGTGWRHITYDERARGRKSKRSADYSFEAAVRDVDAVLAARDVERALVVGWSYGAVVAAHWASRNPDRASGAVLVDGAFPYDWLDEAMEQRIRKLFRRMGWFTPLLRPTGLTPRMTAEQQADSNIELGKLSRERELGPVLDNIAVPARYVLASGTSFGSKGDEQERIRAGLDGVVERNPNIRISAKVPSNHGAVLRKDFAAIAEAVREVAAFSRANPND; encoded by the coding sequence ATGCCAACCAACAGCACGTCCTCGACCAATTCGCAGTGGACCGGCATGGTGCCGGTCGACGACACGGCCTTGGCTGTCACCGACTCCGGGGGCCCCGGTATCCCCGTGGTCTACCTCAACGGCCAGTTCGCGACCCAGGGGTACTGGCGGCGGGTCCTAGCCGAGCTGGGGACGGGGTGGCGGCACATCACCTACGACGAGCGGGCTCGCGGCAGGAAGTCGAAGCGTTCGGCGGACTACTCCTTCGAGGCCGCCGTCCGCGATGTCGATGCCGTCCTCGCGGCGAGGGACGTGGAGCGGGCGCTGGTCGTGGGCTGGTCCTACGGTGCGGTCGTGGCGGCGCACTGGGCAAGCCGCAATCCCGACCGCGCCTCGGGTGCGGTCCTGGTCGACGGCGCGTTCCCGTACGACTGGCTCGACGAGGCCATGGAGCAGCGAATCCGGAAGCTGTTCCGGCGGATGGGCTGGTTCACGCCGCTGCTGCGCCCGACGGGCCTCACCCCGCGGATGACGGCAGAACAGCAGGCTGACAGCAACATCGAGCTCGGCAAGCTCTCCCGAGAGCGCGAGCTGGGTCCTGTGCTGGACAACATCGCCGTCCCGGCCCGGTATGTGCTTGCTTCCGGTACGTCGTTCGGAAGCAAGGGCGATGAGCAGGAACGCATCCGCGCCGGCCTCGACGGGGTGGTCGAGCGAAACCCCAACATCCGGATCAGCGCGAAGGTCCCCAGCAACCACGGCGCCGTCCTGCGCAAGGACTTCGCGGCCATCGCCGAAGCCGTACGCGAGGTCGCCGCCTTTTCGCGCGCGAACCCGAACGACTGA
- a CDS encoding BrnT family toxin, producing the protein MDFDFEPAKSVANRDKHGIDFIQAQALWDDPGRIGVPARTVDEARWLLIGRIGDKHWSAVITYRGDTTRIISVRRSRQEEVGLYES; encoded by the coding sequence ATGGACTTCGACTTCGAGCCAGCCAAGAGCGTGGCGAACCGGGACAAACATGGGATCGACTTCATCCAAGCGCAGGCACTTTGGGACGACCCCGGGCGGATCGGAGTCCCAGCCCGGACCGTGGACGAAGCTCGTTGGTTGTTGATCGGCCGAATCGGAGACAAGCATTGGTCGGCAGTGATCACATATCGAGGCGACACAACCAGGATCATCTCGGTACGTCGTTCCCGGCAGGAGGAGGTAGGACTCTATGAGAGCTGA
- the brnA gene encoding type II toxin-antitoxin system BrnA family antitoxin, with protein sequence MRADEFDRRFDEGEDVSSSLDVAAARRPGLEQRRVNVDFPVWMIESLDREARRLGVTRQSIIKVWIAERLEHHGPAAA encoded by the coding sequence ATGAGAGCTGACGAATTCGATCGGCGCTTCGACGAGGGAGAAGATGTCTCGTCTTCCCTCGACGTTGCGGCGGCACGGCGACCTGGCCTCGAGCAGCGTCGGGTGAATGTGGACTTCCCGGTATGGATGATCGAATCGCTTGACCGTGAGGCGAGGCGACTAGGCGTCACCCGCCAATCGATCATCAAGGTATGGATTGCTGAACGCCTCGAACACCACGGCCCGGCCGCCGCGTAA
- a CDS encoding ROK family transcriptional regulator: MDPAKPSQELLRGLTDEHVLSALMRRRRMTRAELAAETGLSKPTTGESVRRLVELGLVVDTGERSAGGRGRGRVGSYYALAADIGTALAVCIAPEGIVAECVDAYGETQVRAEEKIDRPARPEAVATAVVAATERARDRADGPFRLAVVSAAGPVDRSTARLIRFPDEPFLIGELDPAEILGPYVSGPVLVDNDVNWAARAERDHHDGPQSRDFAYVFLGEGLGCAIVSDGRVMKGHTGMAGEISHVVTVGTEGRATQLIDVFEQLDLRQPGSTAIDVDRLVAAVTDDQGGASVRRTLGQALGGTLVAIAALADPETVIVGGPWGTHPAVLETINSAVGNLPRRLEIRAAQLTVEPSLTGARAEALTRLRKAVVAAARNSADRARL; encoded by the coding sequence GTGGATCCCGCCAAGCCTTCCCAGGAGTTGCTGCGCGGCCTGACCGACGAGCATGTGCTGTCGGCTCTGATGCGACGGCGCCGGATGACGCGTGCCGAGTTGGCCGCCGAGACCGGTCTGTCGAAGCCGACCACGGGTGAGAGTGTGCGGCGGCTCGTGGAGCTGGGGCTCGTGGTGGACACCGGCGAGCGGAGCGCGGGCGGACGTGGCCGCGGCCGGGTCGGTTCGTACTACGCACTCGCCGCCGACATCGGCACTGCCCTGGCAGTCTGCATCGCGCCGGAAGGGATCGTGGCAGAGTGCGTCGACGCCTACGGCGAAACCCAGGTGCGGGCCGAGGAGAAGATCGACAGGCCGGCCCGCCCGGAGGCCGTGGCCACAGCGGTGGTTGCCGCGACGGAACGGGCCCGTGATCGCGCCGACGGGCCGTTCCGGCTCGCGGTCGTCAGCGCGGCCGGCCCGGTGGATCGTTCCACAGCCCGCTTGATCCGTTTCCCGGACGAGCCGTTCCTGATCGGCGAGCTCGATCCGGCGGAGATTCTCGGGCCGTACGTCAGTGGGCCGGTCCTCGTCGACAACGACGTGAACTGGGCGGCGCGCGCCGAACGCGACCACCACGATGGCCCGCAGTCACGGGACTTCGCCTACGTCTTCCTCGGCGAGGGACTTGGTTGCGCGATCGTCAGCGACGGGCGGGTCATGAAGGGTCACACCGGGATGGCGGGCGAGATCTCCCATGTCGTCACCGTCGGAACAGAGGGTCGTGCTACCCAGCTGATCGACGTCTTCGAGCAACTCGACCTGCGCCAACCCGGCTCGACGGCAATCGACGTCGACCGGCTGGTGGCCGCCGTCACCGACGACCAGGGTGGCGCTTCAGTACGCCGAACGCTCGGGCAGGCCCTCGGCGGAACCCTCGTGGCCATCGCCGCCCTGGCCGATCCCGAAACCGTCATCGTCGGCGGCCCGTGGGGAACCCATCCGGCCGTGCTCGAGACGATCAACTCCGCGGTCGGCAACCTGCCCCGGCGTCTCGAGATCCGCGCCGCGCAGCTCACGGTCGAGCCTTCCCTGACCGGCGCGCGCGCGGAAGCTCTCACCCGCCTGCGCAAGGCAGTCGTCGCCGCTGCCAGGAACAGCGCTGATCGCGCGCGGCTTTGA
- a CDS encoding DUF1479 domain-containing protein, with protein sequence MSASPVTLPPLPYWDQTPDDLPAAIREIKAALRARIAASGRTVEQVFKVVEDGIRAEVEQTTAARRNGEPIWPVIDYADIAAGTVSAEQVAQLRRRGCLVVRGHFERDQALAWDREIVEYVESNDFFADYRGPGDDFFGSVGSKPEIYPIYWSPAQMQARQSDRMARVQAFLNRQWTYAADGVQWFDPDRDSLYPDRIRRRPPGTNSGGLGAHLDPGTLDLWMTRSSQKAFAHLFDGTVEQYDPWQAAHRTVGKQYPGSTMCSAFRTFQGWTALSDMDHDQGVLHTVPITGAMAYLMLRPLLPDVPDDDMCGVTVNQVFPVSEKWHPLLIDALTGIPDVKAGDSVWWHCDMIHSVAPVTDQQGWGNVIYIPAAPWCPRNEEYAAQVRDAFFTGSSPSDFPDEHYERTWANRFSPDDLNHTGRRGLGLDQGVR encoded by the coding sequence ATGTCGGCGAGCCCTGTCACCCTGCCCCCGCTGCCGTACTGGGACCAGACGCCGGACGACCTGCCGGCGGCGATCCGCGAGATCAAGGCCGCGCTGCGTGCCCGCATCGCCGCGTCCGGTCGTACCGTCGAGCAGGTCTTCAAGGTCGTCGAGGACGGCATCCGCGCCGAGGTCGAACAGACCACCGCCGCCCGCAGGAACGGCGAGCCGATCTGGCCTGTCATCGACTACGCCGACATCGCCGCCGGGACAGTCTCGGCCGAGCAGGTGGCCCAGCTACGCCGGCGTGGGTGCCTGGTCGTACGTGGGCACTTCGAACGTGACCAGGCGCTGGCCTGGGACCGCGAAATCGTCGAGTACGTCGAGAGCAACGACTTCTTCGCCGACTACCGCGGACCGGGGGACGACTTCTTCGGCAGCGTCGGCTCCAAGCCCGAGATCTACCCCATCTACTGGTCCCCGGCCCAGATGCAGGCCCGCCAGAGCGACCGCATGGCCCGGGTGCAGGCATTCCTCAACCGTCAGTGGACGTACGCCGCTGACGGTGTCCAGTGGTTCGACCCGGACCGCGACTCCCTCTATCCCGACCGGATCCGACGCCGGCCGCCGGGCACCAACTCGGGCGGGCTCGGCGCGCATCTCGATCCCGGCACCCTCGACCTGTGGATGACGCGGTCCAGCCAGAAGGCCTTTGCTCATCTGTTCGACGGGACCGTGGAGCAGTACGACCCCTGGCAGGCGGCTCACCGAACGGTGGGCAAGCAGTACCCGGGCAGCACGATGTGCTCGGCGTTCCGCACCTTCCAGGGCTGGACCGCCCTGTCCGACATGGACCACGACCAGGGCGTACTCCACACCGTCCCGATCACCGGCGCGATGGCGTACCTGATGCTGCGGCCACTCCTGCCGGACGTGCCCGACGACGACATGTGCGGCGTCACTGTCAACCAGGTCTTTCCTGTCAGTGAGAAGTGGCACCCGCTCCTGATCGACGCTCTCACCGGCATCCCGGATGTCAAGGCCGGCGACTCCGTGTGGTGGCACTGCGACATGATCCACAGCGTCGCGCCGGTCACCGACCAGCAGGGCTGGGGCAACGTCATCTACATCCCCGCCGCGCCGTGGTGCCCACGCAACGAGGAGTACGCCGCCCAGGTGCGCGACGCGTTCTTCACCGGTTCGAGCCCGAGCGACTTCCCGGACGAGCACTACGAACGCACCTGGGCCAACCGCTTCTCACCTGACGATCTCAACCACACGGGCCGGCGCGGGCTCGGCCTCGACCAGGGCGTGCGCTGA
- a CDS encoding NPCBM/NEW2 domain-containing protein, which produces MTVDVDVPLSGVDTLSLRMGDGGDGSYGDRGDWADAQVTCG; this is translated from the coding sequence ATGACGGTCGACGTTGACGTGCCGTTGTCCGGTGTCGACACGCTTTCGCTCCGGATGGGCGACGGTGGGGACGGGAGCTACGGCGACCGTGGCGACTGGGCCGATGCCCAGGTCACCTGCGGCTGA
- a CDS encoding NPCBM/NEW2 domain-containing protein, which produces MPMGLGLDAPGEVTYSLGKRCARLTANVGVDDHVKGYTTGATVRFQAYADGQKVFDSGVLRPG; this is translated from the coding sequence ATGCCTATGGGTCTTGGGCTGGACGCGCCGGGGGAGGTGACGTACAGCCTCGGCAAGAGGTGTGCGCGGTTGACGGCGAACGTAGGCGTCGATGATCACGTCAAGGGCTACACCACTGGCGCGACGGTGCGCTTCCAGGCGTACGCCGACGGGCAGAAGGTTTTCGATTCCGGCGTCCTTCGGCCGGGATGA
- a CDS encoding class I SAM-dependent methyltransferase — MSDTELVGVQKTLSPILRAKALDNRLPDPILGDRYAEQAMRGIDPDYDKRRFGTSQLGLAAVVRAKAHDDWARTFLSDHPDAVVLHLGCGLDARVYRVDPPATVEWYDLDYPSIIELRKRLLPPRDHYNLIGSSVTDLAWLDRIPRGRPVLMIAEGLVPYLTEAEVRQLLTGVVDAFPAGQIQLDLVTVWAWRTSKWDPTLRKYGVRFHCGFDDPAALAHWHPRLEYVDDAPMNDSPVLMAKAPANVRRMYRVLNLLPGMKRSVRIVRFRF, encoded by the coding sequence GTGAGCGACACCGAACTCGTCGGAGTGCAGAAGACCCTCAGCCCCATCCTCAGGGCCAAGGCACTGGACAACCGCCTGCCGGACCCGATTCTCGGTGACAGGTACGCCGAGCAGGCGATGCGGGGGATCGACCCCGACTACGACAAGCGCAGATTCGGCACCAGCCAGCTGGGTCTGGCCGCCGTCGTGCGCGCCAAAGCCCACGACGACTGGGCCCGAACCTTCCTTTCCGATCACCCCGATGCGGTGGTGCTGCACCTTGGCTGCGGCCTCGACGCCCGGGTGTACCGGGTCGACCCACCCGCCACCGTCGAGTGGTACGACCTGGACTACCCCTCCATCATCGAACTACGGAAACGACTCCTGCCGCCGCGTGACCACTACAACCTGATCGGCTCCAGCGTCACCGACCTGGCCTGGCTGGACCGCATCCCCCGCGGCCGGCCGGTGCTGATGATCGCCGAGGGCCTGGTGCCCTACCTGACCGAGGCCGAGGTGCGGCAACTGCTGACCGGCGTCGTCGATGCGTTCCCCGCCGGCCAGATCCAGCTCGACCTGGTGACGGTCTGGGCGTGGCGAACCTCGAAGTGGGATCCCACGCTGCGCAAGTACGGCGTCCGGTTCCACTGCGGCTTCGACGACCCGGCCGCACTGGCCCACTGGCACCCGCGGCTGGAGTACGTCGACGATGCGCCGATGAACGACTCGCCGGTGCTGATGGCCAAGGCGCCCGCGAACGTACGCCGGATGTACCGCGTCCTCAACCTGCTGCCCGGCATGAAGCGGTCCGTCCGCATCGTGCGGTTCCGGTTCTGA
- a CDS encoding GbsR/MarR family transcriptional regulator yields MGADEGAVAAFRERFAQIMVESGMPRMAARVYAALMVADSGKLSAAELAEQLSVGASAISGAVKYLVQVRLVKRGRDPGSRHDFCRIHEHTWSHYISQSDPVLVRVQAGADEGVAILGPDSPAGRRMDETSRFFAFLREEITHSMAKWRRLQAAEREAG; encoded by the coding sequence GTGGGAGCGGACGAGGGCGCCGTCGCCGCCTTCCGGGAACGGTTCGCGCAGATCATGGTCGAATCCGGCATGCCCAGGATGGCCGCGCGTGTGTACGCCGCGCTGATGGTCGCCGACTCCGGCAAGCTGTCGGCCGCCGAGCTCGCCGAGCAGTTGAGCGTCGGCGCCTCGGCGATCTCGGGGGCGGTCAAGTATCTGGTGCAGGTACGGCTGGTCAAACGCGGGCGCGACCCCGGTAGCCGCCACGACTTCTGCCGCATCCACGAGCACACCTGGAGCCACTACATCAGCCAGTCCGACCCAGTTTTGGTCCGGGTGCAGGCCGGCGCCGACGAGGGCGTCGCGATCCTGGGTCCGGACTCCCCCGCCGGCCGGCGAATGGACGAGACGAGCAGGTTCTTCGCGTTCCTGCGCGAGGAGATCACGCACTCGATGGCCAAGTGGCGGCGGCTCCAGGCAGCCGAACGCGAGGCCGGGTAG
- a CDS encoding dihydrofolate reductase family protein, producing the protein MLQELHRQDSRADAFLVGRQTFEDLRGYWPQQADDPTGVADYLNRVQKCVISTTMADPQWQNTTILSGDPVEEVRALKAKPGADIVVTGSITLCHTLIEAGMVDEYRVFVYPVVQGPRPAAVPGRVRAAGAEAAGLEGPPLRDHVLALRTGLMLCGQGAGQDDDAAPASAQAAATSRLICSRVRR; encoded by the coding sequence CTGCTCCAGGAACTACACCGCCAGGACAGCCGCGCAGACGCGTTCCTTGTGGGGCGCCAGACGTTCGAGGACCTGCGCGGGTACTGGCCCCAGCAGGCCGACGACCCGACGGGCGTCGCGGACTACCTCAACCGCGTTCAGAAGTGCGTGATCTCCACGACGATGGCCGATCCCCAGTGGCAGAACACGACGATCCTGTCCGGCGACCCGGTCGAGGAGGTTCGCGCACTGAAGGCGAAGCCAGGCGCGGACATCGTGGTCACCGGAAGCATCACCCTCTGCCACACCCTGATCGAGGCCGGCATGGTCGACGAGTACCGGGTGTTCGTCTACCCGGTCGTCCAGGGGCCGCGGCCGGCGGCTGTTCCCGGACGGGTTCGCGCTGCCGGCGCTGAGGCTGCTGGACTCGAGGGCCCTCCGCTCCGGGATCACGTTCTCGCGTTACGCACCGGCCTGATGCTCTGCGGGCAGGGAGCGGGTCAGGACGATGATGCGGCGCCCGCGTCTGCCCAGGCGGCCGCGACCAGCCGGTTGATCTGTTCGCGCGTACGCCGGTAG